Within Nosocomiicoccus ampullae, the genomic segment AGAATATCTCTCGTCGTTCCTGCAATATCTGTAACAATCGCTCGGTTATCTTGAATCAGATAGTTTAATAATGAACTTTTACCAACGTTTGGTTTTCCAACAATAACTGTATTTAGCCCTTCACGTAAAATACGTCCTTCGCGTGAAGATTTTAATAAGTCTTCAATTTCTTCTTTGATTTTTTGTGATTCTTCGAGTAATTGACGTGTCGTTGCTTCCTCAACGTCATCGTACTCTGGATAGTCGATATTAACTTCAACTTGAGCGAGTACTTCTAATATTTCTTGACGCAGTCTTTCAATATATTCTTTTAAACGTCCTTGCATTTGTTGATTCGCTATTTTAGAAGCATCGTCTGTTTTTGATCGAATGAAATCCATAATTCCTTCAGCTTGAGATAAATCAATACGCCCATTTAAAAACGCTCGTTTTGTAAATTCACCTGGCTCTGCCATCGTCGCGCCATTTTGTAACGTGAGCTGAAGAATATGGTTAATCGTATGAATCCCACCGTGACAGTTAATTTCTACAATATCTTCACGTGTATAAGTTCTCGGTGCACGCATAACGGCCACCATTACTTCTTCGATTACTTCTTCTGTTTTTGGATCGACAATATGCCCGTAGTTAATCGTGTGTGAGTCGACCTCTTTTAAGCTTTTCTTACCTTTATATAAACGGTCAGCAATATCAACCGCATCTTCACCAGAAAGCCTAACAATAGCGATCGCACCTTCACCTACAGGTGTCGATATGCTTGAAATTGTATCAAATTGCATCACTCATCACCTTATTCCTTTTCGATAACAATATGACGATTTGGCTCTTTACCACTCGAGTATGTTTTAATATTTGTAACGTTATAAAGAGCGTTATGAATTATTTTTCTTTCGTAAGCAGGCATCGGTTCTAGATGGACTGGTAAGTCTGTTCTCACTGCTTTTTTTGACATATTAATTGCTAGATTTTCGAGTGTTTCTTTACGCTTTTCTCGGTAATTTTCTGTGTCTAAAATGATTCTTCCATATCCTCTGTAGATTCTATTGAAGTAATGTTGAGCAATTTCACCTAAAGCATTTAAAGTCGTCCCTCGTTTACCGATGACTTTCGCAGCCGTTTTTGAGAAGATTTCAATTGTTACTTCTCTATCTTTGATAGTGAAATCTGTATAGTTTGAAATATCCATCTCTGTAATAACTGATTGAATATAATTCGCAGTACTTTCAACCGCTTCTTCAAAAGTAAGCGATGGCTTTTTTACATCTGTCTCATCTTCAGGTAGTGTTTCATCTATTTCATCTTCATCTATTTCTTTTATTTCGGGTTTAGTTTCAACAATTGTTTCTTTTCGTTCTTCTACTTTTTGTTCTTCTTGATATCTATTTTGTATATCTTCAATAGAGTATAATTGTTTTAGTTCTGGATTTATTATTGTTAGTTTAACTTTAGCTTCTTTTTTCATAAATCCTAAAAAACCTTTAGAGCCTTCTTCTAAAACATCGATATTAATATCATTTTCTTCTACATTTAAATCACTCAGACCTTTTTGAAGCGCATCTTCAACTGTTTCGCCTGTATAAACTTTGTACACTT encodes:
- the jag gene encoding RNA-binding cell elongation regulator Jag/EloR translates to MYKVYTGETVEDALQKGLSDLNVEENDINIDVLEEGSKGFLGFMKKEAKVKLTIINPELKQLYSIEDIQNRYQEEQKVEERKETIVETKPEIKEIDEDEIDETLPEDETDVKKPSLTFEEAVESTANYIQSVITEMDISNYTDFTIKDREVTIEIFSKTAAKVIGKRGTTLNALGEIAQHYFNRIYRGYGRIILDTENYREKRKETLENLAINMSKKAVRTDLPVHLEPMPAYERKIIHNALYNVTNIKTYSSGKEPNRHIVIEKE
- the mnmE gene encoding tRNA uridine-5-carboxymethylaminomethyl(34) synthesis GTPase MnmE, producing the protein MQFDTISSISTPVGEGAIAIVRLSGEDAVDIADRLYKGKKSLKEVDSHTINYGHIVDPKTEEVIEEVMVAVMRAPRTYTREDIVEINCHGGIHTINHILQLTLQNGATMAEPGEFTKRAFLNGRIDLSQAEGIMDFIRSKTDDASKIANQQMQGRLKEYIERLRQEILEVLAQVEVNIDYPEYDDVEEATTRQLLEESQKIKEEIEDLLKSSREGRILREGLNTVIVGKPNVGKSSLLNYLIQDNRAIVTDIAGTTRDILEEYVNVNGIPLKLVDTAGIRETEDVVERIGVERSREALNNAELILYLLDNTQGFSSEDEEILDVLKDRNVIIIVNKMDLDGKIDIKDMESKYDFPVVLTSITEGTGIKSLEEGIKQLFFSGGLSLQDSTYVSNNRHIHLLEQANNSISDAIEAAEMDIPVDMIQIDLVKTWQLLGEVIGQDVSEELIDQLFSQFCLGK